In Cryptomeria japonica chromosome 10, Sugi_1.0, whole genome shotgun sequence, a genomic segment contains:
- the LOC131039409 gene encoding uncharacterized protein LOC131039409 — MATTRKSRRNPMNAMWGWITRQPPKVKAFLAVISGILALVILRFLVHNHDNLFIAAEGIHAVGIAVLIYKLMKEKTCAGLSLKSQELTAMFLAVRVYCSFVMEYDIHTVLDTATLATTLWVIYMIRFKLKATHVEDLDNFPIHYVVLPCVVLALAIHPSTHHNIVNRILWAFCVYLEAVAVLPQLRVMQNTKIIEPFTAHYVFALGIARFLSCAHWVLQVLDSRGYLLTALGHGLWPSMVLLSEIVQTFILADFCYYYVKSVVGGQLVLRLPSGVV, encoded by the exons ATGGCGACCACAAGGAAATCGAGGAGAAATCCCATGAATGCGATGTGGGGATGGATAACAAGGCAACCTCCTAAGGTGAAAGCATTTTTAGCAGTAATTAGTGGCATCCTCGCGCTTGTTATTCTAAGATTCCTCGTTCACAACCATGACAATCTCTTCATTGCGGCCGAAGGAATTCATGCTGTCGGTATCGCTGTCTTGATCTACAAGCTAATGAAGGAGAAAACATGTGCGG GCTTATCACTCAAATCGCAGGAGCTTACTGCCATGTTCTTAGCAGTTAGAGTGTATTGTAGTTTTGTTATGGAATATGATATACACACAGTGCTTGATACTGCAACATTAGCAACTACTTTGTGGGTGATTTACATGATACGGTTTAAGCTGAAGGCAACACATGTGGAGGATTTGGATAACTTCCCAATACATTACGTG GTGCTTCCGTGTGTAGTGCTTGCACTTGCTATCCATCCATCCACACACCATAATATTGTAAACAGGATCCTTTGGGCCTTTTGTGTGTATCTTGAAGCTGTAGCAGTATTGCCCCAGCTTCGTGTGATGCAAAATACAAAG ATTATTGAACCGTTTACAGCTCATTATGTGTTTGCATTGGGCATTGCAAGATTTTTGAGTTGTGCTCATTGGGTACTCCAG GTTTTGGATAGCCGTGGGTACTTGTTGACTGCTTTGGGCCATGGCTTATGGCCATCCATGGTGCTTTTGTCAGAAATTGTTCAGACTTTTATTTTGGCTGACTTCTGTTACTACTATGTTAAAAG TGTTGTAGGTGGTCAACTGGTGCTGCGACTTCCTTCTGGAGTGGTGTGA
- the LOC131859045 gene encoding uncharacterized protein LOC131859045, translating into MNFDSASRGNPGPSGAGYIVGDDRGDLVVGASVKLPDGSNNDVEYAAILAGLSKCIEMGLDNIDIEGVSLNVARTVAHREPPSWMGRMWMEVICVLADRLNSFSISHVYREANKCADFLSNHAIDRQDIQIVSKEMKAWRETLTRLFGRG; encoded by the coding sequence ATGAACTTCGACAGCGCCTCACGAGGGAACCCAGGCCCCTCGGGCGCAGGTTATATTGTAGGGGATGACAGGGGTGATCTTGTCGTGGGCGCCTCGGTCAAGCTGCCAGACGGTTCAAACAATGATGTCGAGTATGCTGCTATATTAGCAGGGCTCTCAAAATGCATTGAGATGGGACTGGACAACATTGACATTGAGGGAGTCTCCCTCAATGTCGCACGGACTGTAGCACACAGAGAGCCGCCGAGTTGGATGGGCAGAATGTGGATGGAGGTCATCTGTGTACTGGCAGACAGACTAAACAGTTTCTCCATAAGCCATGTATACAGGGAGGCGAATAAATGTGCGGACTTCCTTTCAAATCATGCGATCGATCGGCAGGACATCCAGATCGTGTCTAAGGAAATGAAGGCGTGGCGGGAAACTCTAACCAGACTGTTTGGCAGAGGATGA